In Gammaproteobacteria bacterium, the sequence CGTTCGTCGGCACATCGAGACAAGCGACGCCGATGCTGACAGTAACGGGGATGGACCTTTGACCACTGATCGCAAACGGATGATGCGCCACGCTGTGGCATAACCGCCGGGCAATCGCCGCGCCCTGCTCCACGGTCGTATTCGGCAACAACAACATGAATTCTTCACCGCCGTAACGGGCTAACAAGTCGACACCGCGTAGATCGCGCCCCAGCAATGCGGCCACCTGCTGCAGCACCTGGTCACCGACTTGGTGACCATACTGATCATTCACTGCTTTGAAATGATCGATGTCGGCCAACATGTAGACCAGCGGCTCGCGCCGGCGCAACCAACGTTCGATCTCTTCGTTAAGGCGGCGCTCAAAGAATCGCCGATTAGCGACCTCTGTCAGCGGATCGACGAAACTATAAACCCGCAGGCGCTCATGATGAACCGCATTGTCGATGCACATAGCCGTCACCGCCGCCAAATGCTCGAGTAAGTCGGTAGCAACGTCGGGCGTGAAATGACCGGTATCGATACTGCCCTGATTGAGCGCGCCGATCAGTTGACCGCGCAATACTAACGGTGCCAGCGCGAACGAACCCAGTGGTCGTGGATAAGTGGGGAACAACAACGCCTGCGTGTCGCGATCACTGACGTCCAAACGCGGACGCCGTGAATCGCCGAACAAACGCTGCAATGACTCTTGGGAAATGCTGATGAACGACTCGACGGCGGTAACACCATCGGTAGCGCCTTCACCGCGGCCGAGCAACCGCGCCATCTCGTACTCGGGATCGAAACACGCCAAGCTGACACAATCGACCCGCGGAAAGGTGCGCGGTAATTCGGAAACGATCACCGACACCAGCTCGCGCAACGAATGCGCGCCGATCAACGCCAACTCTATTCGATGGAACCCACCCCAAATACGTTCGTTATCGCGCAGCTGCTGTTTGAGTTGCGCCAACTCGCTCGTGAGCCGGTCGCTTGCAAAAAGTGCCGACCGGCCCGCCGCTTTCGCGGGAATATTTTTTGTCGGTGGCTTCCGATCAAGAGCCATTCTTGCTCGCGGCTGGCGCCGGAGCGAGGCCGAGCATCGCGAGTAGTTGCGGTACCGGTGCGTAACCGCCCAATTGCCTGCCATCATCGAAGAAGATCGCCGGCGTACCGCTAATACCGAGGTGCCGACCGAGCTCGTATTCTTTATCGACTGGGTTTGCGCAAGTCTTGCGTTCGATTTCACCGCCCGCTTTGGCGATACCTACCGCCTTGACGCGATCCGCTGAGCACCAAACCGATACCGCCTTATAGTACGACTCCGTATTCGGACCGGAACGCGGGAACGCTAGATAACGGACTTTGACGCCGTGCTTATTGAGTTCCGGCACATCGAGATGAAGCTTGCGGCAATAAGCGCAATCGACATCGGTAAACACCGTGATCGTGCGCTTCGGCTGCTTCGGTCCCATGACAATCATGTTTTTCTCGCCGATCGCGTCGATTAAACGGATCGCCGTCTTTTCCCGCCATGCCGCCGTTAGATTCGTGCGCGTAGCTACGTCATAAAGGTCGCCGGCCAAAAGATGCTTACCGTCGGCGCTCACATAAACGATCTGCAAACCGTCCTCGACTTCATACCAACCGGGAACGGGTGACGGCCGCATCGTATCGACCGAAAAACCGGGCATAGCTTTGGTGATTTTTTCCTTTATGGCGGCGAAATCGGCGTCGGACGGCGTTGCCGCGGCGGCCAAGGAAAACCAGGAGAACGATATAGCAAGTAACAAAAAACGAAGCATGGTGTGTTTCTCAGTAGCGGCGGCACAACGTGTGCCCCATGGGACAAATAATACTAACGGCCTCGGAACAAAACCAGGTAAGTCAATGAATTAGTCGCCACCACGAAGTTGCATCCGCCTGTCGGCTGATCGCCACAGCGTGTCTAACGTTTATCGCATCGATTCGTCGCGCCTCGTCGTCGGGATACTGGCGGTTTTCGATGCCGACCGGCTAATCGATCCGTTAAAGAACAGCGACTTGGCTGGCCAGCGGCGGGCAAGTTCATACGCTATATTTTTTGAACAGACGCCATAAAACAACTACCTTGGACCAACTACCGAATAGCATCGTCGCCACCCACGAGCGACCGATACATCGATTTGCCGCTTGGATCGGCTGGAGAAGCATCAGAGGCCGTTACCTCTATGCGGCATCAGCCTTTATCCTGCTGCTTATCGGTGCCGCTTGGGTTGCCGACGTGCGGGTACAACATACTTCTTTACGCAGTGATTCCAACACCGTCGAACGTAACACCATCCGCCGGTCGTTACGCGCCATTACCGATGATCTGCGGAAAATGGAATCGGCATTACACGAATTTCTCCTGGTCCCGGCCGCCAACGATCGTACTCGGGTGGAAACACAGCTCAACAATGCCCGCCTCGAAGTCAATCGGTTGATAACTGCCAGCTGGATCGACCAAAACGAAAATACACATGTCACATTAAAAAAGCTGATCGGCGATTTACAACAACTCAGCGAGGAAGCCGATCGACTTATGGCGACGCGCGCGTCGCTGGGCCGGACCGCCCTGCCCAATGTCGATACTGTGTTGCCGCTACTACACGACAACTTTCGACCTTTGTTAATTAAATTATGGGATGGCTTAGAAGCGCTC encodes:
- a CDS encoding thioredoxin fold domain-containing protein is translated as MLRFLLLAISFSWFSLAAAATPSDADFAAIKEKITKAMPGFSVDTMRPSPVPGWYEVEDGLQIVYVSADGKHLLAGDLYDVATRTNLTAAWREKTAIRLIDAIGEKNMIVMGPKQPKRTITVFTDVDCAYCRKLHLDVPELNKHGVKVRYLAFPRSGPNTESYYKAVSVWCSADRVKAVGIAKAGGEIERKTCANPVDKEYELGRHLGISGTPAIFFDDGRQLGGYAPVPQLLAMLGLAPAPAASKNGS
- a CDS encoding sensor domain-containing diguanylate cyclase, with the translated sequence MALDRKPPTKNIPAKAAGRSALFASDRLTSELAQLKQQLRDNERIWGGFHRIELALIGAHSLRELVSVIVSELPRTFPRVDCVSLACFDPEYEMARLLGRGEGATDGVTAVESFISISQESLQRLFGDSRRPRLDVSDRDTQALLFPTYPRPLGSFALAPLVLRGQLIGALNQGSIDTGHFTPDVATDLLEHLAAVTAMCIDNAVHHERLRVYSFVDPLTEVANRRFFERRLNEEIERWLRRREPLVYMLADIDHFKAVNDQYGHQVGDQVLQQVAALLGRDLRGVDLLARYGGEEFMLLLPNTTVEQGAAIARRLCHSVAHHPFAISGQRSIPVTVSIGVACLDVPTNDAATPLAARLFEQADGALYSAKQSGRNRVAVAASEMTSDAK